GTCGGGGAGCATCGCTCTTGCGCTGGCTGTTTACGACAATGAATTGCGACTCGTATTTGCATTGTCGCGGAAAGCGAGTGCATCGCGAGCATACCGGTGTCTGCAGGTCGCATTTCACTTTCTTCCGCCGACACTCGGTGCATCCATCCCGTCTGCGCTCGGTCCGTTTTTCTGGCTGGGACATGGAGTGTGATGCCAGGTTATCGGATGGTCGGGCTCGTCAATGCTGCAGGTAGAGGCCCGAGGGGTCAAGTGCATTGTGAACAGAGGAAGGAAGTCTTCGGGCCGTGTGGCGCTGAGTGAACCGAATGTTCGGCTACCTATTCCTTACTAACGCATCACGAAGGCCCCCAACAGCAATACTCTTCTTTACAAACATTCACAATtcaattctatatattacCATCATGCTGTCTATACACAAATAATCCTAGAACGCCTTGAACTAGGTCCCCAACAATGACTTGCTTCAAACCAAACCATTCAGTGGCATCAAGAACAATCTCTACCAACTACCTAGTTAGGCTTAACTCGAGACAGTGCTTAATTAGTGTATTGAAATGAAACAAATAGAATAGCTACATTCATAACAACGCCTCCGGCGACACAAGATCAACCCACCCCAGATTCGGCTCCGACTGCTGCCACCCCAGCCTTTGCTGCACAAGCTTCGAATAAGTCTTGACATCCTCAGCCGGATACACCAGGTACGAAATCTCCTCCTGTCTATAGATTCCCCCACACATAAACATAATATGCACCATGAGGCTCCCCTCGCTGGCCGAGAAATGCCCACCGCCGTGATACAAACTCCCAAGCATAATAAACGCCTCGCCAGCTTTAAGTTCCGCATCAATAACGCCCTTGTTCCCGTCTCCTCCGAAATCAGGTTTCTCGTCGCCCCAGAGATGGCTACCGGGTACGATCCGCGTCGCGCCGATTTCCTTGGTTGTGTCGCATCCCGGTACAAAGAGACCGAGAAGCATGTCTCTGTTTTCGTGGTATTCTTGGACGCGAGTGTGTCGCGCATGGTGGTTTTTGTCATCGCGGTGCAGTTTCTGTGCTGGTGCACCGGGTCGAATGTCCATTGTTATAGCGATTGAGAGGAGCGGGTGTGTGGTGTTTGTAGATGGCTCCTCATTGTACCAGTTTGTAGTCTTGATAGCGAGGAATTCTTCTCCGAGGTCTTGATACAGAGGGTTTGAGAAGAACTGCTCGCGCACGGTCTTGCTGCGGCCGACGAGGCGGGTGCACGTTTTTGTGCCGCCGTTAAGGGCTACTCATTACTTAGTATACTACTAGCGTATCCATGGGAGGATAGTGGATTGTGGATGGGACGCACCCCCGACTTCGCTGTTGCTTTCCTTGTTCAGGTAGGGCTCGACTTCGCGCCGGGCCTGAGCGAGGGTCTCGAGGGTCGTGAAGTTTTGTACAATCACGCAGCCGTCGCGcttgagggcgttgatgaagtCCTCGCGGGGAGCGGAGTATGAAATTCTCTGAATTGACATTGTGGGAGTTATTTATCTGCAGGAATTGAAAGATTTGTTGTTGTCCCATATCATCCTGGGTAAGCACTATATATCCCATGAAGGGATTCATTCTGGCTGACAAGTAAACCCCGCATAATAACAACTGGAAATTAAAGCGACGAAGCGGGGGCTCCTATCAGCTGTTTTCTCATTGGCCAGAACGCCAACTTGACCAAATCGAGACTAGGGCTGTTCTTATCTCTCCGATTTCTATCGTTCCAACAGTATTCCTTCGTACTCCTTCATTTACTTCTTTCATCTTGGCTGCATTGAATCACCGGAAGGACACCACAACGTGGTTTTCCAAGTAAAATATAGAATCGCAAAAGGACTAGAAGATGCCTCCCATCAACCTCTCCAGCGGATATCCCGCACCATCACTCAACCCCATCAAACAACTAAACCAAGCCACCAATACCGTCTTTTCCACTCCCAAAATATGGCACAATGGCATGATATACGGCCCAGACGCAGGCTACGATCCGCTACGAGAAAACATCGCGCGGTGGCTCGCCCAGTTCTACcacggcggcgacgaggcaCAAATAGGCGCCGAGCGGATATGCATTACTGGCGGTGCGAGTCAGAATCTTGCTTGTCTGCTACAGGTCTTTACGGATCCCGTCTTCACGAGGAACATGTTCATTGTTGAGCCTGGGTATTTTCTTGCATTTCGGATTTTTGAAGATGCAGGGTTCCATGGCCGGTTGAGGGGTGTTcctgaggatgaggaggggattgATCTTGGTTTTTTGGAggagctgctgaagagggATGAAGAGGCTAATCCGGTAAATGAAATTATTAAGGTAAGAGGGTTGACTTGAACTCAAGGTCGTGGCTCATATACTGACAAGCGTGATTAGCCATTCAAACCACCAAGGCCATATCGGAAGCTCTACCGCCATGTCATCTACTGTGTCCCGACCTTTTCGAACCCCTCCGGTAAGGTAATGAGTCTGTCCAGACGAAAGGACCTGATTCGACTCGCGAGGAAGTATGATGCGCTCATCATCACGGACGATGTCTATGACTTTGTCCACTGGCAGATGGACACGCCTTCGGATGACCCAGGTGCCCGCAGCTTCAGTAATATCTTACCACGACTAGTCGA
Above is a window of Aspergillus puulaauensis MK2 DNA, chromosome 2, nearly complete sequence DNA encoding:
- a CDS encoding phytanoyl-CoA dioxygenase family protein (COG:Q;~EggNog:ENOG410PV83;~InterPro:IPR008775;~PFAM:PF05721), with product MSIQRISYSAPREDFINALKRDGCVIVQNFTTLETLAQARREVEPYLNKESNSEVGALNGGTKTCTRLVGRSKTVREQFFSNPLYQDLGEEFLAIKTTNWYNEEPSTNTTHPLLSIAITMDIRPGAPAQKLHRDDKNHHARHTRVQEYHENRDMLLGLFVPGCDTTKEIGATRIVPGSHLWGDEKPDFGGDGNKGVIDAELKAGEAFIMLGSLYHGGGHFSASEGSLMVHIMFMCGGIYRQEEISYLVYPAEDVKTYSKLVQQRLGWQQSEPNLGWVDLVSPEALL
- a CDS encoding aminotransferase-like domain-containing protein (COG:E;~EggNog:ENOG410PHRT;~InterPro:IPR004839,IPR015424,IPR015421,IPR015422;~PFAM:PF00155;~go_function: GO:0003824 - catalytic activity [Evidence IEA];~go_function: GO:0030170 - pyridoxal phosphate binding [Evidence IEA];~go_process: GO:0009058 - biosynthetic process [Evidence IEA]); translated protein: MPPINLSSGYPAPSLNPIKQLNQATNTVFSTPKIWHNGMIYGPDAGYDPLRENIARWLAQFYHGGDEAQIGAERICITGGASQNLACLLQVFTDPVFTRNMFIVEPGYFLAFRIFEDAGFHGRLRGVPEDEEGIDLGFLEELLKRDEEANPVNEIIKPFKPPRPYRKLYRHVIYCVPTFSNPSGKVMSLSRRKDLIRLARKYDALIITDDVYDFVHWQMDTPSDDPGARSFSNILPRLVDLERTLDDGPIDRFGNCVSNGSFSKLVGPGCRVGWAEGTPDFAFGLSQAGSSHSGGAPSHLMSTFINEMVDGRSTISLTSHIQDTLIPTYSRRHKLLLSAVLQYLVPLGIIPPANQYHVGGGFFLWLELPKALTSTDVVTAARQDGVLIADGTVSALPEENDARSDYRDYIRLCFAWADEDRLAEGVIILAGTLKRLLGHEGLSNGR